In Oryza sativa Japonica Group chromosome 3, ASM3414082v1, one DNA window encodes the following:
- the LOC4334105 gene encoding PHD finger protein ING2, with product MAIARTGVYVDDYLEYSSTLAGDLQRILSTMRELDERAHGIMGQTKEQIKYLLGVPSHGFDRSNMDDDESASERMKKDIEASQDNALSLCTEKVLLARQAYDLIESHIKRLDEDLGQFAEDLKQEGKIPPDEPSILPAISAFSRDDKRRPGFSTPQATKKFREREWDRERGMDFDLMPPPGSNKKTTAPMDVDQTIDPNEPTYCICHQISYGDMIACDNDNCEGGEWFHYTCVGLTPETRFKGKWFCPTCRNL from the exons ATGGCGATCGCCCGCACCGGCGTGTACGTCGACGACTACCTCGAGT ATTCGAGCACGCTGGCCGGCGACCTGCAGAGGATTCTCTCCACCATGCGCGAGCTCGACGAGAGGGCTCATG GCATTATGGGACAGACCAAAGAACAGATAAAGTATCTACTCGGAGTGCCATCCCATGGGTTCGACAGGTCAAACATGGATGATGATGAATCTGCCTCAGAGAGAATGAAAAAGGACATCGAAGCTAGTCAGGACAATGCGTTGAGTCTCTGCACCGAGAAAGTGTTGCTTGCACGCCAAGCTTATGACCTG ATAGAGAGTCATATCAAACGTCTGGATGAAGACTTAGGCCAGTTTGCAGAAGACTTGAAGCAAG AAGGAAAGATACCTCCAGATGAACCATCAATCCTTCCTGCAATTTCAGCATTTAGCAGGGATGACAAACGGAGGCCTGGTTTCAGTACACCTCAAGCAACAAAGAAGTTCAGAGAGAGGGAATGGGACAGGGAAAGGGGTATGGACTTCGACTTAATGCCCCCTCCAGGTAGCAACAAGAAAACAACTGCACCTATGGATGTGGATCAAACAATTGATCCAAATGAACCAACATACTGTATATGCCACCAG ATTTCATATGGTGATATGATTGCTTGTGACAATGATAAC TGCGAAGGAGGTGAATGGTTCCATTACACTTGTGTTGGTCTGACACCAGAAACGAGATTCAAGGGGAAATGGTTTTGCCCAACATGCAGGAATCTTTAA
- the LOC4334106 gene encoding protein NDH-DEPENDENT CYCLIC ELECTRON FLOW 5: protein MAFCTPTATTPPHATPPPLTTSWKQLAFCNSSRLAAAAAGGGQRARPAGASVEARALAPASTAADAAAAAAAPAPPNVDYLAAEFAGHGVSFEAVGGSCAVKMELRNGSAAHVLLPGGLVTSYKPAMWHGAPTEVIHTTVAEGLGGRAVIRGGVSLDLRCGGAAGGGGDGMPPWSPSGAWSLRDVRGSPTGSIEVELASAAPPEASGVEARCVVTLHPEALATEFTARNAASPSPVALSAAVSTHLRVSTPDATYAVGLQGSDYRAIDPVLSEFAIVPPDFMSRSSSATTLARRWATKGFDAVLSGGGGGGAGAQEADGEEDDDYKRMTEEMCRIYSHAPRQFTIIDRGRRNSICVQRRGFEEVYVFSPGSKYQWYGKYAYVCVGPAMLEPIVLSPGATWSGAQYLRNPNL from the exons ATGGCGTTCTGCACTCCTACTGCCACCACTCCTCCTCATGCCACTCCACCTCCTCTCACCACCTCATGGAAGCAGCTCGCCTTCTGCAACTCTTCCcggctagccgccgccgccgccggcggcggccagagggcgcggccggccggtgcAAGTGTTGAGGCGCGCGCATtggcgccggcgtcgacggcggcagacgcggcggcggctgcggcggcaccCGCCCCTCCCAACGTGGACTACCTGGCGGCGGAGTTCGCCGGCCACGGCGTCAGCTTCGAGGCCGTCGGCGGCAGCTGCGCCGTCAAGATGGAGCTGCGCAACGGCAGCGCCGCGCACGTGCTGCTCCCGGGCGGCCTCGTCACGTCCTACAAGCCGGCCATGTGGCACGGCGCCCCCACCGAGGTGATCCACACCACCGTCGCCGAGGGcctcggcggccgcgccgtcatCCGCGGCGGCGTGTCGCTGGACCtccgctgcggcggcgccgccggcggaggcggtgacGGGATGCCGCCGTGGTCGCCGAGCGGCGCATGGTCGCTCCGCGACGTCAGGGGGAGCCCCACGGGCTCCATCGAGGTCGAGctggcctccgccgcgccgccggaggcGAGCGGCGTCGAGGCGAGGTGCGTCGTGACGCTGCACCCGGAGGCGCTGGCGACGGAGTTCACGGCGAGgaacgccgcctcgccgtcgccggtggctcTGTCCGCCGCGGTGTCCACCCACCTCCGCGTGAGCACGCCGGACGCCACCTACGCCGTGGGGCTCCAGGGCTCCGACTACCGCGCCATAGATCCCGTGCTCTCGGAGTTCGCCATCGTGCCCCCGGACTTCAtgtcgcggtcgtcgtcggcgacgacgctCGCGCGGCGCTGGGCCACCAAGGGGTTCGACGCGgtcctctccggcggcggcggcggcggcgcgggggcgcaagaggccgacggcgaggaggacgacgactacAAGCGGATGACCGAGGAGATGTGCCGCATCTACAGCCACGCCCCCCGCCAATTCACCATCATCGACAGG GGGAGGAGGAACTCCATTTGCGTGCAGCGGAGAGGGTTCGAGGAGGTGTACGTGTTCAGCCCGGGGTCAAAGTACCAGTGGTACGGGAAGTACGCCTACGTGTGCGTGGGGCCCGCCATGCTGGAGCCCATCGTGCTGTCACCTGGGGCCACATGGTCAGGGGCTCAGTACCTGCGCAACCCAAACCTCTAG
- the LOC4334104 gene encoding NADPH-dependent aldehyde reductase-like protein, chloroplastic: MEASSNTNAMAGVMAPLMLHGRVAIVTGGAGGIGSAVSRHLASLGARVAVAYIGDPAPANELVSGINDGYLRAEEEEKRGPRAIAVEADVSDAARVRALFDAAAAAFGGEIHILVTTAAVLDFAYPALAETSEAAYDAMFGVNARGTFLCCREAANRLARGGRGRIVTFSSSGVGSLRPGYAAYAASKAAVEVMTKILARELRGTGITANAVAPGSTGTPMMYTGKTEEDMARYIAEAPLGRLGMPDDIAPLVGFLASDAGGWINAQVIRCNGGTI, encoded by the coding sequence ATGGAGGCGTCGTCGAACACCAACGCCATGGCCGGCGTGATGGCGCCGCTGATGCTGCACGGCCGCGTGGCAATtgtcaccggcggcgccggcggcatcgGGTCGGCCGTGTCGAGGCACCTGGCGTCCCTCGGCGCGCGCGTCGCGGTCGCCTACATCGGGGACCCCGCGCCGGCGAACGAGCTGGTGAGCGGCATCAACGACGGCTACTtgcgcgcggaggaggaagagaagcgCGGGCCGCGGGCCATCGCGGTGGAGGCGGACGTGTCGGACGCGGCGCGGGTGAGGGCGCTgttcgacgcggcggcggcggcgttcggcgGCGAGATCCACATCctggtgacgacggcggccgtgCTGGACTTCGCGTACCCGGCGCTGGCGGAGACGAGCGAGGCAGCGTACGACGCCATGTTCGGCGTGAACGCGCGCGGCACCTTCCTGTGCTGCCGCGAGGCCGCGAACCggctggcgcgcggcggccgggggcGCATCGTGACGTTCTCGTCGTCGGGCGTCGGGTCGCTCCGGCCGGGGTACGCGGCGTACGCGGCGagcaaggcggcggtggaggtgatgACCAAGATCCTGGCGCGCGAGCTGCGCGGCACGGGGATCACGGCGAACGCAGTGGCGCCCGGGTCCACGGGCACGCCGATGATGTACACCGGCAAGACAGAGGAGGACATGGCGCGGTACATCGCCGAGGCGCCGCTGGGCCGCCTCGGCATGCCCGACGACATCGCGCCGCTCGTCGGCTTCCTCGCCAGCGACGCCGGCGGCTGGATCAACGCCCAGGTCATCCGCTGCAACGGCGGCACTATCTAG